One region of Methanococcus voltae genomic DNA includes:
- a CDS encoding recombinase family protein — translation MKIGYARVSTKEQNIEKYIEELKKVGCEKIYFEKISGGKSERPEFNKMMETIRENDIVVVSDLTRLSRSMKDLITTMELFKSKGVQLKSLKESWIDTTTAQGELMFNIFSALAEFERKLIKERTKNGLDVARSRGRVGGRPRVKKDKLEMAIKLYNTGDCTLKEIKEITGVSKSTLYRYLGK, via the coding sequence ATGAAAATTGGTTATGCAAGAGTTTCAACCAAGGAACAGAATATTGAAAAGTATATTGAAGAACTTAAAAAAGTAGGTTGTGAAAAAATCTATTTTGAAAAGATTTCTGGAGGTAAATCAGAACGTCCAGAATTCAATAAAATGATGGAAACTATTAGGGAGAATGATATTGTTGTAGTTTCTGATTTAACTCGTTTATCTCGTAGTATGAAAGATTTAATTACTACGATGGAGTTATTTAAATCGAAAGGTGTTCAGTTAAAAAGTTTAAAAGAAAGCTGGATTGATACAACAACTGCACAGGGCGAACTAATGTTTAATATTTTTTCCGCTTTGGCAGAATTTGAGAGAAAACTAATAAAAGAAAGAACTAAAAACGGTTTAGACGTTGCACGTTCACGTGGTCGTGTTGGCGGTCGTCCACGAGTTAAAAAAGATAAATTAGAAATGGCCATTAAGTTATATAATACTGGTGATTGTACATTAAAAGAAATAAAAGAAATTACAGGAGTTAGTAAGAGTACTTTGTATAGGTATTTAGGGAAATAG
- a CDS encoding recombinase family protein, translated as MIIGYARVSTKDQNLERQVQDLKKVGCEKIYLEKISGTIRNRPEFTKMFDRLSNEDIIIVTELTRISRSTKDLVEIVENCKSLNVEIKSLKESWLDTSSAHGKLLFTIIAGLAQFERDLTSERTKNGLDVARSRGRVGGRPKVDLGKVEMAIKLYNSGECTLKEIKEITGISKTTLYRYLGK; from the coding sequence ATGATTATAGGTTATGCAAGAGTATCGACAAAAGACCAAAACTTAGAACGACAAGTTCAAGATTTAAAAAAAGTAGGTTGTGAAAAAATCTATTTGGAAAAGATTTCAGGAACTATAAGAAATAGACCTGAATTTACTAAAATGTTTGATAGGTTATCTAATGAAGATATAATAATCGTTACAGAACTTACACGTATTTCAAGAAGTACAAAAGATTTAGTTGAAATTGTTGAAAACTGTAAATCTTTAAACGTTGAGATTAAAAGTTTAAAGGAATCTTGGCTCGATACGAGTTCGGCACATGGTAAGCTTCTTTTCACTATCATTGCAGGATTAGCACAATTTGAAAGGGATTTGACATCTGAACGAACTAAGAACGGTTTAGACGTTGCACGTTCACGTGGTCGAGTTGGCGGTCGTCCTAAGGTTGATTTAGGTAAGGTAGAAATGGCCATTAAACTTTATAATTCGGGTGAATGTACATTAAAAGAAATAAAAGAGATTACTGGAATTAGTAAGACTACTTTGTATAGATATTTAGGTAAATAG